The following are encoded in a window of Palaemon carinicauda isolate YSFRI2023 chromosome 31, ASM3689809v2, whole genome shotgun sequence genomic DNA:
- the LOC137624731 gene encoding uncharacterized protein, with product MNQGFADFLSQFHLLVDVVHRRLVNADSYLSSPIQPAPLNLTLHNSIPRDAYAHLITSYLEVFRPELRQTPTAPAKRSIYYHIKMTGPPFFAKFRHLAPDRLAATKQTFAEMEEMGLCQKTSSPWSSPLHIVPKKDSPHRLHCRHSGSLLCLPQGQAKRPEVGFLQEVAFCNAKIVLSTAAALTFPVPHALLLLSTDASNVAISAVLDQVVNNSPRPLAFFSRKISKAESGYSTFDRELLAEDLAVRHFHHFLEGTPFVIQTDHMPLVNTFTWQSDVWSPSQRRYLSAVAECNCTLQHVPGKMNPVADALSRNTLAAVQLVFDYIAMAKARRQDPEYQFGPQIEIDGNSQHWDVPCINRHSGLALLNSFLESTKKPTNLSTMKTISVALFTLLELTGALPAPEPSRRLLFGGSPYGFGGYG from the exons ATGAACCAAGGATT tgcggatttcctctctcaattccaccttctggtcgatgtcgtccaccgacgattggtcaacgcagactcgtacttgtcgtcaCCTATTCAACCCGCCCCCTTGAACCTCACTCTCCACAACAGCATACCcagggatgcctacgcccacctcatcaCGTCGTATcttgaagttttccgtccagaacttcgccaaacacccacggctcctgccaagcgcagtatttattaccatatcaagatgacgggacctcCATTCTTTGCCAAATTccgacatctggcaccggatcgattggcagccactaaacagacgttcgccgaaatggaggaaatgggcctttgccaaaagacgtccagcccatggtcgtcacctttacacatcgttccgaAGAAAGACAGCCCCCACCGACT ccattgccgccactctggcTCCCTTctttgcctccctcaagggcaagccaaaagaccagaGGTGGGgttccttcaagaagtggccttttgtaatgcaaagattgtcctatcaactgctgctgctctcacttttcccgtcccacatgcccttctccttctctccaccgatgccagcaacgtcgccattagtgcagtactcgatcaGGTGGTCAACAACTCGCCCCgaccattggctttcttcagcagaaaaataTCCaaagcagaatcaggttattctaccttcgatcgcgaattgctggcagaggacttggctgtccgtcattttcaccatttcttagaaggtacgcccttcgtcattcaaacagaccacatgcctctggtgaacaCCTTTACTTGGCAATCTGACGTCTGGTCCCCcagtcaacgccgatatctctccgctgtggctgaatgcaattgcacccttcaacacgtccctgggaaaatgaatcccgtggccgatgccctgtcaagaaacacattagccgcCGTTCAACTGGTATTTGATTACATCGCCATGGCTAAAGCccgacgacaggatccagagtatcaa TTTGGTCCCCAAATAGAGATCGATGGCAACTCACAACACTGGGACGTGCCTTGCATAAATCGGCACTCTGGATTAGCTCTGTTAAACAGTTTCCTAGAATCAACAAAGAAACCAACAAACCTATCCACCATGAAAACA ATCAGTGTTGCCCTTTTCACTCTCCTGGAACTGACTGGAGCCCTTCCAGCACCTGAACCCAGTAGACGCCTCCTCTTTGGAGGTAGCCCCTATGGCTTCGGTGGTTATGGCTAG
- the LOC137624967 gene encoding neuropeptide-like protein 33: protein MKTISVAVLVLVAFFALMELTGALPAPEPSRRHFFGGSPYGFGGYGYRPHGFGFGYGGYGGGFGGFGGGYGGLEDFTVDRHQTRRYAVLPV from the exons atgaaaact ATTAGTGTTGCCGTCTTGGTGTTGGTGGCATTTTTTGCCCTGATGGAACTGACTGGAGCCCTTCCAGCACCTGAACCCAGCAGACGACATTTCTTTGGAGGTAGTCCCTATGGATTCGGCGGCTATGGCTACAGACCTCACGGATTTGGATTTGGCTACGGCGGATACGGAGGCGGATTCGGAGGTTTTGGTGGCGGCTACGGTGGATTGGAGGATTTTACGGTTGATAGACATCAAACACGTAGATACGCTGTCCTTCCAGTCTAA